CACGCCTTcctccagaagagccagctggggctcatctcacctgatcatctccagctggcttaaatACCCCGGCCCTGCTCTTACTCACTGTCAGGTCGTTGGTTTACCAACCTGAGGCCAGTCCGTACGTTCACTCGCCCTGTGAGTTCATCTTCTCGTCGTTACTCTGTAGACcggtactttgttttgtttttcgctcagtgtagagacacggtcgtcacctgagtgaggagcccactttgactattctttcctttttgttgagtgttcggtcgagcttccctcccgacctcggagcaagagactttggtctgagacccctgcctttttgttatttctgttttgccttgtttttggaataaagagcactgattctattcaagctggtgtccgtctgcgtttgggttcaatctccacaccaacacataacactgatagaggactcatatctactggtcttgttagaccttagtcctgatagaggtcttgttggaccttggtttAGGTTTCAGGCTCAGACTCTTCTTTGAGTTCATCAACTGGACTCGAGGATTGTttattgttcttgttgttcaaCAAACACATCTTGGCTGTAAACAGAAGCAACAAAAAGATTTCTCTGCATTCTCTGACATCGTCACATGAACTTCTTcaggtttttgttgttgaggtgtgtatgtgtttgtgtgtgtgtgtgctcaataCAAATGCATTCAAACACAGGTTGGACCCTCTCTGTTGCCATGGTTTCCAACATACATCTGTGGTTTCTCTGTATATTCATGCTGCTgtcggaccacacacacacacacacagacacaaacacacacacacacacacagatattcaGAGTTTAGGTGCAGAGTATGAATCCATCAGCTGTTTATCtaaatcctctcctcctcctcctcttcctcaagaAGCTTGtgttctctccatcacctctcacacacacacactagcgtTTCACCTGAAACATGTTTCTAAATGTCAGTTTTCACTCTTGATTACAAACTAAACCAGTTTCATCATCTCAGTCCTCCagcttttatgtttttatatcatattcatagtatatatatttatatgaagttTATCATATTATCCCAACAAGAAgtacattttcttatttttccacAACAACACCCCTTGAAGAAGATCTTActgaagactgtgtgtgtgtgcgtgtgtgcatgtgtttgtgtccagACAGCCTCCTATCAGATCTCTATCAGGTTATTGATGACTGAGATGCTGTGATCAATGCTTGGAGAGGTCACCTCTCTCCACCGTCACCTCCAGCTCTCACCTTCctactcctcttcttcactctctcctccatctcttcatctctatttAATGGatattcttcctcctcctcctcatcatcatcatgcttCACAAGAACCTTCCAGAAATCTACTCAATGTACGTTTATCAAAATATCTAAAAATACTTCAAACTGAGTATTGAGCAGCAACACGTTTAATTCAGAACGTCAACAATGTTCATCACATGACACACGTGTCATGACTACATGTCATAACTACATGTCATGACTACATGTCATGACTACATGTCATGACTACATGTCATAACTACATGTCATAACTACATGTCATGACTACATGTCATGACTACATGTTCGTCTGACTCGACTTCCTGTCAATGACGTCATCAAGAACCGCTTCCATTCATGACAATAACAAAGCACTCAAACCAAAATGCCTGCAGTTAAAGTCTGAGAGATGAGAGAAtgctctgttcctcctcctcctcctcctcttcttcctcttcctcctcctcttcctcctaatcCTCCTCTTTTGTTAAAGTCGCATAAAAAGGGTCACAGTGTCTGTTCTACTGTCGCCGTAATGACCGAAACCAGACACACATctccaaatacacacacacacacacctccacacacacacacacacacacctacagacacacgcacacacacacatctccaaacacacacacacacacctacacacacacacacacctacagacacacgcacacacacacatctccaaacacacacacctccacacatacacacacgcacctccaAATACAAAcatctccaaacacacacacaactccacacacctccacacacacctccacacacacacacctacagtcacacacacacacacacacatctccacacacacacacctccacacacacctacagacacacatacacacatctccacacacacaaatacctccacacacacacacctccacacacacatgcacacacacacacacatacacacacagtaacacacacatagacacacacacacaaacacacacacacgcaaacacacacagagaaacacacacacagacaaacacaggcacactcacacaaacacacacacacagacacacactaactaCACATGCACACCTCCTCCTAAAGATACATCATCCCCCGCTCTGACAACCTGTTGCCACCGGTTACCACCTCGGCCTGTCACTCAGGGGCGATGTTGTCATGCTGATGTCGTTTGATGTGTGCGCTGTGTTGCAATGTGTTGATTTATTTCTTTGTCTTGTTGcaatcataaaacaaaaaaatttgatttaaatggaAGCAGGACGGTCAGAtgatgttgcattgtgggaaaaatGTCTCATGAGCACAAACTaatcagagacaggcagacaggcagacaggtgatCTGGTTCTGTTCGTGTCTCCCACTGACCCAAAGTATTAACTCTTCAACGCACCGAGAGgttctttttattacatttactgTGAGGAACCTTTAACTGGTCCTGGACCAGTCTCaatgtagtcctggtcctctaaaGACCTCCGTTCAGTcaccacaaccaacactaccactttagtccacagggggcaccagaaccaacactacccctttagtccacagggggcaccagaaccaacactaccactttagtccacagggggcaccagaaccaacactacccctttagtccacagggggcaccagaaccaacactaccactttagtccacagggggcaccagaaccaccactaccactttagtccacagggggcaccagaaccaacactacccctttagtccacagggggcaccagaaccaacactaccactttagtcacaggggcaccagaaccaacactaccactttagtccacagggggcgccagaaccaacactaccactttagtccacagggggcgccagaaccaacactaccactttagtccacagggggcgccagaaccaacactaccactttggtccacagggggcgccagaaccaacactaccactttagtcgacaggggggcaccagaaccaacactaccactttagtccacagggggcaccagaaccaacactacccctttagtccacagggggcaccagaaccaacactacccctttagtccacagggggcaccagaaccaacactacccctttagtccacagggggcaccagaaccaacactaccactttagtccacagggggcgccagaaccaacactaccactttagtccacagggggcaccagaaccaacactaccactttagtccacagggggcagcagaaccaacgctgccactttagtccacagggggcaccagaaccaacactaccactttagtccacagggggcaccagaaccaacactacccctttggtccacaggggcaccagaaccaacactaccctttggtccacagggggcgccagaaccaacactaccactttagtccacagggggcaccagaaccaacactaccactttagtccacagggggcagcagaaccaacgctgccactttagtccacagggggcgccagaaccaacactaccactttagtccacagggggcgccagaaccaacactaccactttagtccacagggggcaccagaaccaacactacccctTTAGTCCTTGTAGTGACTGTAAAGAACGTAGTTATCTGAATGGAAAATAACTAATTAAATGTTCAGAGTCCAAGTGGAGAAGATTGAGTCCTCAGCTTCTCAAGCGACTTTACTCATTAGCATCTCTGCtatatcaacacacacacacacacacacacacagtttgactCATTAGTGTGTTAACCACCAgccagggaacacacacacaagcgtctTTGTAATCACCGTATGCTACACAACAGGAGGCCTGGGACCCTAAGtctgcctatgtgtgtgtgtgtgtgtgtgtgtgtgtgtgtgtgtgtgtgtgtgtgtgtgtaagtgtgagcCTGAGGTCGGATTCAAAAGCCCTTTTGTGGTTTTGAGATGCTAATCGTTCTATTATCAGCAGGATAAAAGAAAGTTTAGCTGCTTAAAGACAAACAAATGACTTCtcgcacagacacatacatggcTAATgagctctctctgtgtgtgtgtgtgagtgtgtgagtgtgtgagtgtgagtgtgtgtgtgtgtgtgtgttatggccCAGAGTGTCAAGGGGATTAGTCGtgttgttcacctccctgcctgaggggggtgctgtgtgttatgtgttgtgctttttctttctttcaggtaATCGGCCGGCGAGGAGGGAACCCGTGTCGCCGGCCTTTCCTCTCCAGCTTCCAACCGGGCCGTGCGGCGCCGCACAGTTCCGTGGGTCGTGGGGTGAGTTAGCGTGTCGGTAGGggtgagcggccattttgtttaaccctgtgttctcctgttctctgggagggagacaggaagacatcgGCACTTTCTTTGTTCCTTTTGTGGTCGAGGGAAGTTAGGTGACTTTCACAgattgttgtgtttgttatttttggtcCAGGCTTCACCCTGAAGAATGGAGGACACTTGTgttcacaataaaaacatttagtttaggATAATCTGCCGCATTGGTCCTAATTCGGGAGGTGGGGAGACCCGTATTAATGTCACGCTCAGGCTCCCCTAAGCCGGGCGTAAcaatgaatgagtgagtgagtgtgtgtgtgtgtgtgtgtgtgtgtgtgtgtgtgtgtgtgtgtgtgtgtgtgtgtgtgtgtgtgtgtgtgtgtgtgtgtgtgtgtgtgtgtgtgtgtgtgtgtgtgtgtgtgtgtgtgtgtgtgtgtgtgtgtaggtggataTGGTATGTCCGGACTTTACACCTGAATACACACCAGCGATAGCCGGACTTATTGGTATTAGCCGGACCATGCCGAGGTCCGGCTAAAACAAAGAGCTTAAACGTCTTAAAACTGTCTAACTAACATATCCCTCTTTTCGTGCAAAGTCCATTTTTACCACCTGACCTAGTTTTTGTGTATCCCAGTGTATAGAACAGCGACATCTATCGGCGTGAGGATGCTGGTGCAGTTTCATACACATTTCGATACACACGTGACAATTTCACGCCCTTTCTTGTGATTGGCTGTTTTTTCCCGCGTGGGAGTGACGTCGGGGGGGGCGTACCAACGTCAAGGACCAGGTGCGTGGACCTTtaaacagacaggcagagagcatgcaccgatgaaggatgaaggattAAACACCACCAGGTAAGCttttatatgtgtaaatataaaacgGAGCTAGCTCCAGGTGATTCGGTTAAGACGAGTAGATGAGAACgtgtcatttatatgtgtaaatataaaacgGAGCTAGCTACAGGTGATTCGGTTAAGACGAGTAGATGAGAACgtgtcatttatatgtgtaaGTATAAAACGGAGCTAGCTACAGGTGATTCGGTTAAGACTGCAGTAGATGAGAACgtgtcatttatatgtgtaaGTATAAAACGGAGCTAGCTCCAGGTGGTGAAGACTGAAGGAGATCAGTGTGAGGTGAGCTATGCTAGCAGGCCCTCTGGTTAAGGACAGTCGATTCACGTGGTGGTTTAGCTCGTGTTATCTCGTGCTTTATCATTGTCACGGCCTGTGTCGAGCCACATGGCGTGTTAGCTTGCTGCCGTTAGCGACCGTGCTAACCGCTAGCTCACGAAcgtgctaacgctagctagcgctcgtttgctaacgttagcttgctaGTGAACATACTATGTGGCTTGATACAAGGTAAAAGGTTGACGTTAGCATGCCATTGTAGCTTACATCACACATCTCCTCACCAGTCTTGACTGAATCACCTGCAGCTTGCTCCCTGAGCTGCTAGCACTAAGCTAATGTTGATGGTATGTTTACTCTGGGCCTTCAGAGAGGATGATTAGCAGTCCATGTAGACAGGTttggaagaaacaaacaaagcaagGGGCTTACCTTACTTCTACAGTTAATCTTAGATAGTCTAAAGATATTCTTAATATGTAAATCTGTGAAGcagtgtcaaataaaaatgtgaatagagcagttattcattttcttattttatccaAGTTTATTACTGGTTTAAATGGCTATAGAATATGTTCTGATCATGCATGTTCTATAAATGAAGACATGCATGTACAATAATTGAAGATAATAATCCTGACAACCATCTTCTTTGGTCATTTCAGCAAGAGAATATGCACCGACGAAGACGCCTAAATCCAAAGGCTGATGCCAACTTTGACATTGATACTGGAGGGGACAAAGTGGGACTTGACATCAAATACATCAATGCCTTCAAAGGTAAATTGAATGTTCTAATTTTGTAACCATGATTAAAGTAGGAATAAACTTAACAAAcgttttttctctgtgtgtggaATAGGTCATGGCATCTTCACCTCTGCTCTATTTGAAAAGGGAGAATTTCTGTTGGAATATAGAGGTGAATTAATAAGCCAGCAAGAATGTGAACGGAGACAGAGACTTCATCACGACTGCCTGAAGGTGTTCATGTTCGAGTTCCATTTTAATGGAAAACTATGGTGGTGCGTATTGTGTCAATGCTTCGTCTAATCCAAATTCAATGACACTTtgcctttattttatatatttactgttaTGAAACTGatatacttttgtttttgtagttttgatGCAGCAAAAGAGGATGGGTCACTTGGAAGACTTGTGAACGATAATAATGTCAACCCCAATGCCAAGATGAAGTACCTAAACATACAAGGGAAGCcccatctgtgtttgtttgcaacACGAGACATCAGTCAAGGAGAGGAGGTCACCTATAATTATGGTGACTCGGATTGGCCGTGGAGATGCAAGGTAGTCAAAATGTTACTTTTAAAGTTATTTCTAAAGGAAATGCTTATACCATATGATATGTCACATCCATGAATAATGCTTAATGATGTCCAAGTAGCTTTGATTTTACATTAATTTACAATTATCTTTGACAGTATTAAAACGGTTATTGACATTGTTGGTTGATGAggtgaaaaaagaaatgttgctaCCTACAAATATCAAAGTTTCTGCTGTATTGATTATTCAGTTTTGACCTGATCCCGTTGGAttgatgtttattgttaatatCTTCAGAAATCTGAAGGAAAGTCTTCGGACGGGGAGCACGGTGAGGGTCCATCTACATCCGAGCCTTCTCAGAGTACTCAAAAGGTGTCAACAAGTAAGAGGCAAGAAAAGAGATCTCCAGGTGCATCAACTAGTCTGCTCAAAAGATATGAAAAGGTAAGTCATATTAGTAGTTTTATGTTTTAAGCTACATATTACGGGTGTAAATTCCTCTTTATGCGTCAACATCTTTCTacacatgatttatttttttctcactgTGGCTATCTGATTCTTcataattaaaaaacagattaatttagttaatttatctttttttgtattcaataTTGTTAATAAATTGCAGAGATATATCAAATGGAGGGTTACATTTCCAAACTTTGCATATAAGGCCCGTTGGGCTTTTAATCCGGGCCCCcgagtattataattattatatttattataagttATGGTAAAGACCGCTGTAACGCTTCTCCATTCCCGACTTGAGTTTCCCGAAGCAAGATGATGGCATCAGACCAGCATTTATGTTTCTCAATGCTTATTTATTGCTCAGCGCTctttgaggctgtgtgtgtcactctcctGGAGCAGAACACGGCAGATACACACGGTATCCTCCGACTTTACGTAAAGACCGCTGTAACGCCTTCTGCTGCAGAAGAGCGCACACACAAAGCTTAAAGGAGCGCTGAGCAATAAATAAGCATTAAGAAACATAGATGCTGCTCTGTTGCCGTCATTGTGCTTCGGGAACGTGTGCCATGCTTTCTGCCGACGTATCAGGCTGCGATTCCAGCTTGCTCTCTGCTCACTTCCACCCCTCCCCTCACAGGCAAGCTCGCCAAATGTCTTACGATTACCGTAATGTACCGCATACCACTGAAACGCTCCGCTTCTTAGCATTCCGAATCCTCTGGAATTACGTCGGAAAGTGTTAACTTTAATTTGAATTTGGCATGTCACTTTCTGTCGCCGGAGACAGGGTTTGTACTACAAGAGTTTTAGAGTTGTAAGATTAACTGACAGCTGCATCCAGAGTATTGCTCCTCGGCATAAGGAACATCAGACCCATGTGACTGCACCGCCCTATTAGGCGATTGGCCTGGACCTCCACAATATTTTCTgttcctcatgtggccctctggGAAAAATAATTGCCCTGTCCTGGTGTAGACCCTTAAATTACTCTTGTTGTAATCTGGCACTATAGATACAATTTCAGGGgggccaccctgttataatggtatggGAAACACTGGTTTGTGTTTGTCGGTCCCTCCCCCCTGAAGTTGTAAGCCTAGGGGTCAGAAACACGGTGTAAGATTGTATCCATATTCGACTGCTCAACCTCAGCAGCCCTCACAAAAACGCTGCTAGTATTTAGCCTCGTTTAGAGTGTAATCAAGGAATGCAAATGTATTACGTCTGTTGCGTTCAGGGGCAGCGGTGAGGAACGGACATCCCGGGGTCACAGGTTTATTACAGGAGATCATAACGTTGACAATTTAGTTTCTGCGTGTTGTCATTCTTTCAAAAGAGAATCACGATTTATCTCAGAATACATTTCCTTTACCTCACTTACTACTAATGGgtgtcagtgtttcccctaggtttacagcttcaggggggggggaccagaccgaccgacacaaacacttgaaacattttggtgttcatttattttcatgaccACAACAAAGGGTGCACATTTGTCACTGCAGTGGATTTTCGGGCCTTTTCAAAGAAGGATTCCAGAGCCTCTTGATAAGGGCCCGAGCACTGACTTAGTCGGAGCGGAGGACCTCTCACGTTCATGATTCCCTGAGATGATCATCTATTACAACACTTGATGGTACAGTTCCACATCCTATCTACTGTCTCTTTCTACCCCTTTTCTGCTCCAGATGATAACAGTGAGCTGATTGAGTCTGCTCAGAGGGACGAAACTGACCAGCTTGAGACCTCTGTGGATGGCCTGaatccaacattcacacaacttGGTCTACTCAACTGGGTTGAAGAGGTAAGCAAGTCTAAACTTAAGTTtcattacattatgtgtgaacaaaacattaaatcctcttcatgtgtgcgtctgtgtgtgtatgtgtgtgtagtctcatcatatggtttggatggacagggttatatgaggacactagacattcagaatcaaccttctataactattgtgtgtgtgtgtaaccacctcatatggtatatagggacaatgatatatgaggacactagacagtcagaattgacattctataactactgtgtgtgtgtgtgaccacctcatatggtatatagggacaatgatatatgaggacacgagacaGTCAGAATTGACATTCTATAACTGTGAACTACTCTAAACACtattctgcctttcattcatctcTGGAGTCAGATGACATTGAACAAACTCTATGGAATATCTTAAACCTCCATGAAGTTTGATAAATATCTTTACCTCGGGatctttttaaaacccttttacatCTGTAATTATGACGGTCCACCCagtctcttttgttctttttttaatcaaatgtgtCATAAGATTAATTtagttgtatcttttttttaaattcaatattaGTAACAAATAGAGATGTGTCAGATGTACATTTCCAAGCTTTGCAAAGAGAACCAACAGTAGAATCGGGCCTGTTCCTGATTCTTTTTGTCAACAGTAGGATGGTTCTCATTCAAAATCTGCcgttttaaatcaaaatatgtcaacgtgaatcgtgtagatcagaGCGCATTCACTGCTCCGCTACCTGTGACACTGCCAGCACGCATTGACTGCAAGGGGGTGGACTGCCcagtgcccacacacacacacacaaggcagcgatcactcacagcgagtgatgggagacatggcatcaagtgcagAGGCGCTTTTGCTGGCCGTCCGTGGCTTTTTGGAAGTACTATGTCTAAAttgcagacagtgaaggaaagcccactttttttgattactattatagatcaaTTTACCAGTATCAAAATGTGTGGTATTGTATAAAATTCTGGTATCGTGGTATCggttatcatgatatttatggcaggtatcgtagttATAATGTTGGTATTGTGACAACCCTAGCAAGAGGCAGAAAAGACTGTCGGGAAAAGGCTCATGGCTAAGCAGAGCAAATGAGTCCTTTAAGGACTTGCTCAGGACAAAAAAAGGATGTTGGTTCataaatgactttaaccagattgtacattttgaaaatgtatattttttattattattagggcccgagcaCTG
The genomic region above belongs to Pseudoliparis swirei isolate HS2019 ecotype Mariana Trench chromosome 9, NWPU_hadal_v1, whole genome shotgun sequence and contains:
- the LOC130198986 gene encoding N-lysine methyltransferase KMT5A-A-like isoform X2, whose amino-acid sequence is MHRRRRLNPKADANFDIDTGGDKVGLDIKYINAFKGHGIFTSALFEKGEFLLEYRGELISQQECERRQRLHHDCLKVFMFEFHFNGKLWCFDAAKEDGSLGRLVNDNNVNPNAKMKYLNIQGKPHLCLFATRDISQGEEVTYNYGDSDWPWRCKKSEGKSSDGEHGEGPSTSEPSQSTQKVSTSKRQEKRSPGASTSLLKRYEKLIESAQRDETDQLETSVDGLNPTFTQLGLLNWVEEMITVS
- the LOC130198986 gene encoding uncharacterized protein LOC130198986 isoform X1, whose translation is MHRRRRLNPKADANFDIDTGGDKVGLDIKYINAFKGHGIFTSALFEKGEFLLEYRGELISQQECERRQRLHHDCLKVFMFEFHFNGKLWCFDAAKEDGSLGRLVNDNNVNPNAKMKYLNIQGKPHLCLFATRDISQGEEVTYNYGDSDWPWRCKKSEGKSSDGEHGEGPSTSEPSQSTQKVSTSKRQEKRSPGASTSLLKRYEKLIESAQRDETDQLETSVDGLNPTFTQLGLLNWVEEVSKSKLKFHYIMCEQNIKSSSCVRLCVYVCVVSSYGLDGQGYMRTLDIQNQPSITIVCVCNHLIWYIGTMIYEDTRQSELTFYNYCVCV